A region of the Haematobia irritans isolate KBUSLIRL chromosome 5, ASM5000362v1, whole genome shotgun sequence genome:
AAGGTCTAATGATACTAAAACACAATCGCGGCGCCTATCAATTATATTCCTAACCTTGTCAGTAAGCGATAAAACGGCAGAAGTGGCATTAAAATTCCTCCTATAAGCAAATTGATTGGGGTGGAAAAGTGAGTTACTTTCAATATGTTCTAGGATCTGCGCCTTCATTAAATTtcggaaagtttttttttttttttttgtggaatttttctTTCTCCCTACTGCTCCAGTATCTTCCCACGAATCTTATCAAAACCCAATATAAGATCAAACAAGCGATGCAAAAttcgaaaattgaaatttgtccaaaaaggTCGAAGTCGACTTTTTGGACACAggatttttgttataaattctacaaatcgatttttgatatttttgtagtTTAGCCAAAACCAACCTATCCCCTTTTAACAATATAAACGGAAAGGCGAATTTGCTTTTTATACTAGCAACTCATTACAAAGCAAGCAGGGGCGAAAGTGGTggaaaagttgaattttatAGGCCGAAAAGTTGAATTTCTTGATTCTGATTACAATTACTAGAACAAACCTTTCTATCACCAGAAACgaatttctaaaacaaaaattctaaaagGCGGAACTTTATTAATTCTTCACAAGATATTAGGAGGTGATAAAGTCGTGGtcttaaggttgagttacataccatgcATTAATGCGtcgttgattgaagagttgaattttctctttgaaagcaacagtTTTGTTAGATTGCTTCAAACTCAAaaatatcaacccttccatcaacgcacggattaatGCATGATATGTAACTCAGCCTTTATAGAACAAGTTACGAAGAAGCTTTGGCTAAAACACGTGGACTATTGCATGGAGCACCCGACTTCTAATTTGTCCTTTAATATATCGTAAGGCCTTTAAAAAGGTTAGTCATAACATTGTTTTCAAGAATGTTAGATACACGGATGGGATACACCTCCCAGAATTATATGGAGCCTGAAGTCCACCATTACAAGAGAGATGCTAATTGTAAGAGAGATACTGAGAgattttaaacaaaacaaattggtATATATATATCGGCCCCATGAAAATTAGACCCCAAAAActaatatagaaaaaaacatctcaatttttttttttttgagtacctTCAGTTTAGTTTCTGGCCCActtgcattatgaaaataaaccctagTATGTTATAAATGTTTTATATGATATTCGACCTGTAGACTTTTCCAAATattaattgttgataaaaacgagaTCGAggtcaaaaaatgtttattgataaaccctaatatttcaaatgaaaataaatcccaattttttcttttgaattttgcttagttTTCAAGTGGGTCTATTTTCAAATTCCGGGGTTTGACTATGTTGGCAACTGTACACACTTTTGTTATTCTGAACAGAATAGTATCGTACCAGATTAGGTTTTTGCGTGGCCGGTAATCGGCCGGGGTTtacgactttctcctatggatagagtccaaagtgggctaacgcaatcCCCAAGAGATTCGTACTTAGTaacataaatttaatatttttctaaaaagttcCTATTTTTTTCCATAAGTTAGTGTTTACACACTGTCTTTTAAATCAAAAGATAAAATgagctttatttttattttggggtCGACTTTCATGCTTCAGTTACAATTTGTTGGGGCATATATTCATTTTAAATCTTTGTTCCACATTTGTGGCCCTCTATACTAGATGACAAACCCATAGGACATTAACTAATTAGACAATAAATACATGACTaagaacaacaatttttatataattcctCTGATTCTGAGTTTAAGCGCAGGGATAGTGTTCCCTTGtagaattaagaaaaatagGTTACACATGGACCTATATAAAAATCAACGTTTGTTCAAAAGACCGACATGATCAACCTGATAAAACCGATTAATCAACTTGTGTAGCCCATATTTAGTAGATATGTTACACGCTTATAAAAgatgaattttaatgtattaatATGTAGAAATTCTCACGAAATTTATCACTTTTGAAAATTGTCCCATTTTCAGAGTTTCAAGCTTGACCAGGATTTACCGTATTTACGTAACGTTAAAAAAGTATTTGGGAATTTATTTCATTGAGTATATAGTCTCATTAGGTTTATTGTGTCAACCCATATAGAtaaccacaaaatttcttttggttgTTTTGAGTGGGTTTATGGTTTTAAATTGGAAACTTTCCGCATGTTCAATTGAACGTTTCTCACGCATTTATTTTGACGACAGTTGTAAGATTCTCCCTATCATTGCTAAACACATTCATTGCAAGCCACCACCTACAGTTTTCTTTTAAtgctaaaataattaaatttatgtaaATGGGAAAATAATCAACATATGTTGAGGAATGTCACTTACCTTATTTGGATTCGGCGGTGAATAGCTAAGTATCTGGGATTGAGATAAACTCTGACGATGGTAAGTACTGTaactgttgttgttattattattattgttgttggtgttgttgttgttatggtTATTGGCGTTAGCTCCACCACCTCCGTTTAGACTATTATTGCTGCTATTGTTATGAAATCCACTGTGAGCTAGAATTGAAGAGGCAACTGTTGATGCAGCTCCAACAGCAACACCGATATGAATGGCGCTATTGTTGGAATGTTGTAGAGCCGTAACACCGTGACTATTAGAACTTGTTGTTGGCGCTGTTGTCAATGGCGTATTGGTGAAActcaatatgtttggaagactACTGCCACCGCCACCGTTGCCACTACTCAATTGATGATTGGTGCCAGCTGACGATTTGGACAATTGATTTCGTTGTTGTATTGGAGGAGTTTTATTTTGAGTTCCCTCTGCCGAGTGTGGTCTAGTTGATCCGTTAGTCTCTAAGCCCGAGGTTGTTGTGGTCCACACAGACGACATTATGACCTAGCCCGTTTTGGCTAACACTAATCAAAACAAGCAGCGCCATGATTAGTTTTGTTTTACAATTGGGGAAGAAATAGAGTTTGTTTTTAGAAAGTTAGGATTTGTTTAATTTACAAATGttccacaaaattattaatgTGCAATACAACGAATGACAATGACTATGACAAGACCACCAACTGCAGATTCATGTCAACACAGAGAATAACAATAACGTCAATAAGACCGgtaaaacacaaacacacacacacacgtataGTACTCAAAGTCATGAGttatttgttaaacattttcaattttgttttatatacttCTTAGTTGCTATTAATGTACACAGATTTCGAGTaatcatgttttttttatataaagccTCGAAGAGATTATGTTGAAAGTTGTTTGCTGTTGTTTTTTAAGTACAATAGCCAGCTGACGAGAAAATAAGCTAATGCTCCCGAGAccaagagagtgagagagatttAATTGCAatgtttatatacaaaaaacgaaattaataaatttattgtgCGTCCACACTGCGAATAAGGCGACAGACAAAAGACGACAGCAAATAAAAATCAACACGTAAAAATGACAACCATtccaataaagaaaataaacaaatagcCATGGAAAACAGCTGTTGCGACAGGGATGTTACCCACGTCTCAGTTGACAAATTTCTAGTAAGACAGTGTTACCAAGCTCTATTTAAAAGCTACATTCTGCATTATTTTTTCATGCGAAACTTGTTGTTGTTACCAAAACCGGTTAAACGGTTAAAGACCGGTATTATCACGCTAAAATAGCCATATTcactattatttttctttagtaactcactttaaagaaaataaagtttatcaATTGTTGCTTTAGATCATTTCCcaccaatttataataaaacttgcaaaaaaatataattttatactgcTTTTTGAGATTATTTCGATTTCGCGGTAGTGTGATTAAAAGCAGACACTTAGTAGtagccctgccaacattttttgaatttggggactcttttgagaatccccactacgtcgaaaacaatcgtatacgacatcaaaaactcgtcggaaaagcgccgtcactattgagaagttgtaccacgccaagttactacaaaaatgtttcgcatgagtgcaattattaggtgcctttatagatcaatttagaacgacgccaataagggaccctccaaacaatcagaaaaagtgcattttaagatagttgtaaaagaatcattgtggtcgagtaaaacacgtttgtttagatatttattaatttgattaaacatttacaaattcttaaaaatataacatttataccactatcacattacatttaacataatttttggcattaatgatgatgttgagttacaagtagcgagttacatgttgctgcgtctatcaaccagtgtttttattccatggaggcagcgtgtctgtaaaatatctgaaaaacaatcactttattccatttggaaaatcaccaaattgttcaccaatatacctttcacaattttaagcgtataatctatgttttcagaactttattttcgtttttatttaattaaaatataacaagctggttgcgcttggcgtttcacaaaaaatggcttttttaacagtagggatggcaaattacttgcatgtactttttgatgtaccttttcatgatggttgaagtgacatttacgagtctgtggtaacgatgaggttgaaaaggaactttgaaatgctggcagggagtaTTCCTCtttattgaataaatatttcttcAATTACTACATAATTATATTCAGTAAATGTACAGTACAGTAAAAGCAGACACTTTAACCAAATTGACACGCTATGCATTTTTCATCTATATTTGATAAGGATTTAACatgaatatatttgttttcattcataaaggccggtactatattcggtttccgcagcgaaatctcatacaaaaccaaaaaatgcgaaaaactagcgaaatttttcccatttgtggtacttttttttcgagttgaaaaactgacgtaaatCGCGTAGTCATTGTTTTCATAATATGGCGCCATTtacaatgtgaattaaaaaataatttatttattaaactgatttgtgtgaatttatattacaaacgtGGATcgcattattatttaaaaatgtaattagatcgattaataaaacaaaatataacatgGAGTGGTATTTCCGTaataaccctgccagcatttcaaagttccaattgatcctcatcgctaccacagactcgtgacACTGCaaaaatcgccaactgtgatgggcgaAGCAgagcaattatatttatattttgtgaaacaccaagcacaactagcttcctataatttatttaaataaaatcgattaagagttgctgaaaacatagttatttcgcttaaaattgtaaaaggtatatttgtgaacaatttttcactttccaaatggaataaagtgattgtttttcagatattttacagacacgctgcctccatcgagaataaaaacactggaagCACTGTAACTTGCCACTTGTAAATAAACATCATTCtactattaatgaaaaaattagaaatttataaatgtttaattaaattaataaacttctaaacaaacgtgttttacttgaccacaatgattcttttacaactatcttaaaatttacaaaaaattacatatgttaaatgtgatagtGATAGTagtataaatattatatttataagaatttatgaatgtttaatcaaattaataaatatctaaacaatcgtATTATACTTGGCCATAATGATTCTTttgcaactatcttaaaatgcactcttTTCTAATAGTTGAAAGGAGCTCTCGTttcaaatttatctaaaaagacGTCATttcaaatttatctaaaaagacGCTTAATAATTGCACTAattcgatacttttttgtagtaacttggagtggtaaaacttctcaatagtggcgCCACTTTTGCGACgagtttggatatcgtatacaacTGTTTCCGacatggtggggattctcagaagtgccgtcaaattcaaaaaatgtttcttttagtgaattattagagaaaattaatcgcgaaaaattgcgattttagcggctaaattcgaactAAATACTCACCTTATATGTTTGATTATCGAGGGGGCTGtcttataacaacaacaactttgTTGATTTACATAACATCATACTACttgcttaaaattgtatttttgaacAAATAAATTACATTTCGCAATATTTCTAACTATTGGGTTTTTTATTTAGCTATTTCTGCTACATTGATCTAGCTATTTTTACTTTTCCataattggcaacactgaagaAAAGTAATAAGTTGAAAAACGACTATTTTAGCGCTGTAATAGAAATGATGGCAACACTTAGTGGTGAACATATAGTGGTGAATTTGTTTTAATAGTGCTGACAGCGCCATCTCTTGTCTATCAAATCTCATGTCGGTTTTGGTCTTTGCTAACTGAAAATGACCTAGATGTCTAAATGCAGAGTTATAATCAAAGATGTGTATAAAAGATGTCATACTGACATTGCAGGCAAAACCCAATGGAGGTAGTTGTTGAATATTATCGCAATCTTTCATTCATGGGAATAGTTCATTTCTACACTTGCACTCAAAACAAAACAGACACACTTTTAAAGTATATTTGGGTGTTTTTTACATCAAACCTGTTTCAAAGGCAATTTTGGTATTCCCTATTGTCGCATAATAATAAAGTTAAACTAACATCAGTGATGATG
Encoded here:
- the LOC142237467 gene encoding uncharacterized protein LOC142237467 gives rise to the protein MSSVWTTTTSGLETNGSTRPHSAEGTQNKTPPIQQRNQLSKSSAGTNHQLSSGNGGGGSSLPNILSFTNTPLTTAPTTSSNSHGVTALQHSNNSAIHIGVAVGAASTVASSILAHSGFHNNSSNNSLNGGGGANANNHNNNNTNNNNNNNNNSYSTYHRQSLSQSQILSYSPPNPNKH